From the Acinetobacter wanghuae genome, one window contains:
- the filF gene encoding putative pilus system protein FilF encodes MKRNKKILAFTLTVLASALTGCGGESANVIPEKNETTSLNGSCLSGSNGCFEFALDYPIDGLNFYCGSDTENSYVTLYDLNDGTSSGACKAGDQITFFLQGSDKHKVELGKFSLDKIGNMSVSQMPRLSILDIAEGIRTTGGNANLKTSREIAIRLIRIIQSIGLNVNPPQSSAALNSNTDIQPILINDSVRTKLDLMLSNITVDQFKNTTDREFESLLSKWLDISKVSNADAAIVLDKLLIISNAAVYQPEFSLFSTSDLINSYLSGSEGLVGCEAGKECKASNTTVSHLFGHFMLMTDRQGRTFGSGLQWRGIPQSAAGSTTGFETLGGLNAQLIRQVAPVQMTAAPQKSWIGKEDKAIPANPGFVFKTHDSTAETMTIYQGRLYNDYMIAGTERFYKLLTGKKTEDVLTPAQKNELGLWKQSGGSKDYAGTMDLYKIYPISYLDNRVFKTKDNVQSGNTYIFPLYANLNFKFTDTSIASQTVPVVIDENGDIRTNFKPSSASVDECSATYDTATMQSNYGGTVEQQYPIGTVSRAFVANATSQPTDNTISIRLILGNQKFGNLNGALVGMNSTIKTSTANTDAIVIGGALVKLQNLLKADENTALSSTSTPITDSSGATVKWANSFASFNKVFSGQNPDDTQSKELAKLSGGELDLQLASCYRVKKK; translated from the coding sequence ATGAAACGTAATAAAAAAATTTTAGCTTTTACACTGACTGTTTTAGCTTCGGCACTCACAGGATGTGGTGGTGAAAGTGCAAATGTCATTCCTGAGAAAAATGAAACGACCTCTCTTAATGGATCATGTCTGAGTGGTAGCAATGGCTGCTTTGAGTTTGCACTTGATTATCCTATCGATGGTTTAAATTTCTACTGCGGTAGTGATACCGAAAATTCATACGTCACTTTGTATGACTTGAATGATGGAACTTCAAGTGGTGCGTGTAAAGCCGGTGATCAAATCACGTTCTTCTTACAAGGATCAGACAAGCATAAAGTAGAATTGGGTAAATTCTCACTCGATAAAATCGGTAACATGTCTGTTTCACAGATGCCACGTTTGAGTATTTTAGATATCGCAGAAGGCATTCGCACCACCGGTGGCAATGCAAACCTAAAAACATCACGTGAAATTGCCATTCGCTTAATCCGTATCATTCAAAGTATTGGTTTAAATGTAAACCCGCCACAATCGAGTGCAGCATTAAATTCAAATACAGATATACAACCGATTTTAATTAATGATTCGGTAAGAACTAAACTTGATCTGATGCTGAGTAATATCACAGTCGATCAATTTAAAAACACCACAGATAGAGAGTTTGAAAGTCTATTGTCTAAGTGGTTAGATATTTCCAAAGTCTCCAATGCAGACGCTGCAATCGTCCTTGATAAACTCCTGATTATTTCAAATGCCGCCGTCTATCAACCTGAATTCTCACTGTTCTCAACTTCAGATTTGATCAATAGTTATCTGAGTGGTTCCGAGGGATTGGTGGGTTGCGAGGCAGGCAAAGAATGTAAAGCAAGCAATACCACTGTTTCACATCTATTCGGTCACTTTATGCTCATGACAGACCGTCAGGGGCGTACTTTTGGTAGTGGTTTACAATGGCGTGGTATTCCACAAAGTGCAGCAGGTAGTACCACTGGTTTTGAAACACTCGGTGGATTAAATGCACAGTTGATTCGTCAAGTAGCACCTGTTCAAATGACCGCAGCTCCACAAAAGTCTTGGATTGGTAAAGAAGATAAAGCAATTCCTGCAAATCCAGGGTTTGTCTTTAAAACGCATGATTCGACTGCTGAGACAATGACCATTTATCAAGGGCGTCTATATAACGATTACATGATTGCGGGTACAGAACGTTTTTATAAACTTTTGACGGGCAAGAAAACTGAGGATGTACTGACACCTGCGCAGAAAAATGAGCTTGGCTTATGGAAGCAATCGGGCGGTTCAAAAGACTATGCCGGAACGATGGATCTTTATAAAATTTATCCAATCAGCTATTTAGACAATCGTGTCTTTAAAACCAAAGATAATGTGCAGTCTGGAAATACTTATATTTTTCCGCTATATGCCAATTTAAACTTTAAATTCACGGATACGAGTATTGCATCACAAACGGTACCTGTCGTGATTGATGAAAATGGTGATATTCGTACCAATTTCAAACCATCTTCAGCATCAGTTGATGAATGTTCTGCAACTTACGATACCGCAACGATGCAAAGTAACTATGGCGGTACTGTGGAGCAGCAGTACCCAATTGGTACAGTGTCGCGTGCATTTGTAGCAAATGCGACCTCTCAGCCGACGGATAATACCATTTCAATTCGTTTAATTTTGGGCAATCAAAAATTTGGGAATTTGAATGGTGCATTAGTTGGCATGAACTCAACCATCAAAACATCAACAGCGAATACAGATGCGATTGTGATCGGTGGTGCGCTAGTTAAACTTCAAAACTTACTCAAAGCTGATGAAAATACGGCATTAAGCAGTACAAGTACGCCAATTACTGATTCCTCGGGTGCGACTGTCAAATGGGCAAATAGCTTCGCGAGCTTCAATAAAGTTTTTAGCGGGCAGAATCCAGATGATACGCAGTCTAAAGAATTGGCGAAACTCTCGGGTGGTGAACTCGATTTACAATTGGCATCGTGCTATCGCGTGAAGAAAAAATAA
- a CDS encoding NUDIX hydrolase — MNFCVACGHKTTEKIPLGDQKIRRVCESCGYIHYVNPKVICGALVLFEDKVLLCRRAIEPRYGLWTLPAGYMEMLETMEQGAARETREEAEAEVEIEQLYCMYNIPRIGQIYVLFKANLVDGKFGAGEETIESRLFDEADIPWGELAFPSVERTLRHYFEDRKNAVYPMHLETLGSRLDQTG, encoded by the coding sequence ATGAACTTTTGTGTAGCATGCGGGCATAAAACAACAGAAAAGATCCCTTTAGGCGATCAGAAAATACGGCGTGTATGCGAAAGCTGTGGTTATATTCATTATGTCAATCCGAAAGTCATCTGCGGTGCATTGGTACTCTTTGAAGATAAAGTCCTGTTGTGCAGACGTGCCATAGAACCTCGTTATGGCTTATGGACCCTCCCTGCAGGTTACATGGAAATGCTAGAGACTATGGAACAAGGTGCAGCCCGTGAAACGCGCGAAGAAGCCGAAGCGGAAGTAGAGATTGAACAACTTTACTGTATGTACAATATTCCACGTATTGGACAAATTTATGTCCTATTTAAAGCCAACCTAGTCGATGGAAAATTTGGCGCAGGTGAAGAAACCATTGAAAGTCGACTCTTTGATGAAGCTGATATTCCTTGGGGTGAATTGGCTTTTCCAAGTGTAGAACGCACGTTGAGACATTATTTTGAAGATCGTAAAAATGCAGTTTATCCGATGCATTTAGAAACCTTAGGTTCACGTTTAGACCAAACTGGTTAA
- a CDS encoding NUDIX hydrolase, which yields MNERELTLKLQQRLRFSKRIQPAHAAVLIAITDEADPKVLLTRRSAYLNNHPGEVSFPGGKRDPEDTSNIVVALREAFEETALNPFDVNLIGDLPMQKAKNGMLVKPIVGLIPPQVQLTPQPSEIDRIFFASLRQIIETKPTPYEVRFAQQSVYFPSIRVENEVVWGLTARMLIALFKYGLDYKKEWPFLLNSPAFRPIKLFKDQ from the coding sequence ATGAATGAGCGTGAATTAACATTAAAGTTGCAACAGCGTTTACGGTTTTCGAAACGTATTCAGCCTGCGCATGCCGCGGTGTTAATTGCGATTACAGATGAAGCCGATCCGAAAGTATTGCTGACTCGCCGTTCTGCTTATTTAAATAATCATCCGGGTGAAGTGTCTTTTCCTGGAGGAAAGCGCGATCCTGAAGACACCAGTAATATTGTCGTGGCATTGCGAGAAGCCTTTGAAGAAACGGCACTTAATCCATTTGATGTCAATTTGATTGGTGATTTGCCGATGCAAAAAGCCAAAAATGGCATGTTAGTAAAGCCGATTGTGGGGCTGATTCCGCCACAGGTACAACTCACACCTCAGCCTTCTGAAATTGATCGCATCTTTTTTGCCTCATTGCGCCAAATCATTGAAACTAAACCAACTCCGTATGAAGTACGCTTTGCGCAGCAATCGGTGTATTTTCCGAGTATACGGGTTGAAAATGAAGTGGTTTGGGGTTTGACCGCACGGATGCTCATCGCACTCTTTAAATATGGTTTAGATTATAAAAAAGAATGGCCATTCTTGCTTAATTCGCCTGCATTCCGCCCGATAAAACTCTTTAAAGATCAATAG
- a CDS encoding gamma carbonic anhydrase family protein — protein MIYRYQGYSPTALHQPWDGWIAPNATVLGQVEMGKQVSIWFGAVVRGDNSKIRIGHFSNVQENAVLHTDVGIEMNIGDYVTIGHQAMLHGCTIGDNTLIGIQAVILNHAVIGKNCIIGANALIPEGKIIPDNSVVMGSPGKIVKTVDEATIEKLKMSAMHYANHFQNFKELVEIQL, from the coding sequence ATGATTTATCGCTATCAAGGATACAGTCCCACAGCATTACATCAGCCATGGGATGGTTGGATTGCACCTAATGCAACCGTACTCGGTCAAGTTGAGATGGGTAAACAAGTCAGTATTTGGTTTGGCGCTGTCGTGCGTGGCGATAACAGTAAAATTCGGATCGGGCATTTTAGTAATGTGCAAGAAAATGCAGTGCTACATACCGATGTAGGGATTGAAATGAATATTGGTGACTATGTCACGATCGGTCATCAAGCGATGCTACACGGCTGCACCATTGGCGATAACACCTTGATTGGCATACAAGCTGTGATTTTGAATCATGCTGTGATTGGTAAAAACTGTATTATTGGCGCGAATGCGTTAATTCCAGAAGGCAAGATTATTCCTGACAATTCTGTCGTGATGGGTTCACCAGGTAAAATTGTCAAAACGGTTGATGAGGCGACCATTGAAAAGTTGAAAATGAGTGCAATGCACTATGCCAATCATTTCCAAAATTTTAAAGAACTGGTCGAAATCCAACTTTAA
- the tsaB gene encoding tRNA (adenosine(37)-N6)-threonylcarbamoyltransferase complex dimerization subunit type 1 TsaB — protein MKVLALETANEQCSVSVIDDTQELFFQLDTRAKAQTQTILPMIEQGLNSLNIDVSELSAIAFSRGPGSFSGVRINAAVTQALAWANDLSVIPVSTLQALAQAAHRLHGLTEVTAVLDARMSEVYIASYQLDANGIMQAVNEEQLLNYNLGAEAVVYTPIGSGADLVQADASLYKNVTANAQDIAKIARIAANSQNWVSAELALPVYLRDNAWKKIPEQGKA, from the coding sequence ATGAAAGTGCTGGCATTGGAAACTGCCAATGAGCAGTGTTCCGTCTCTGTTATTGATGACACTCAAGAATTGTTCTTCCAACTCGATACGCGCGCGAAGGCACAAACACAAACGATTCTCCCTATGATCGAGCAAGGGCTAAACAGCCTGAATATCGACGTTTCAGAATTAAGCGCGATTGCCTTTAGCCGTGGACCCGGTTCATTTAGTGGGGTGCGTATTAATGCGGCAGTGACGCAGGCTTTGGCATGGGCGAATGATTTATCTGTTATTCCGGTATCGACATTACAAGCTTTAGCTCAAGCAGCCCATCGCTTACATGGTTTGACTGAAGTGACTGCGGTGCTCGATGCGCGTATGAGTGAAGTCTATATCGCAAGTTATCAGCTAGATGCCAATGGCATTATGCAAGCCGTCAATGAAGAACAGTTGTTAAATTACAACTTAGGCGCTGAAGCGGTTGTGTATACACCGATTGGTTCGGGTGCCGATTTAGTTCAAGCTGACGCATCTTTATATAAAAATGTCACTGCGAATGCACAAGACATTGCAAAAATTGCACGTATTGCAGCCAATTCGCAAAATTGGGTCAGCGCTGAATTGGCATTGCCTGTATATTTACGGGACAACGCGTGGAAAAAAATTCCAGAACAAGGTAAAGCATAA
- a CDS encoding undecaprenyl-diphosphate phosphatase: MDLLLLLKAAIMGIVEGITEFLPISSTGHLILASELMNFWTKEKSDVFVIAIQMGAIAAVIYEYWARLWGAATGIVSGEPQGRRLGIGLILASIPIILVGLTLGQTVKELLFNNIAIAIGLIVGGLIIIWIEKHPPKVRAQEVEDLSIKDAIWIGLIQVLSLIPGTSRSGATIIGAMFLGVSRKAATEFSFFLGIPVIIGAGLLDLYQSYDVFDATQDWWVLGVGTLVSFVSALILIRALVAYVAKRDFMVFAWYRIVSGILILLFAYTGWNLW; the protein is encoded by the coding sequence ATGGATCTTTTACTGCTCCTTAAAGCAGCCATTATGGGTATTGTGGAAGGGATTACTGAATTTTTACCCATTTCCAGTACAGGGCATTTGATTCTTGCCTCAGAACTCATGAATTTCTGGACAAAAGAAAAAAGTGATGTTTTTGTGATTGCGATTCAAATGGGTGCGATTGCTGCGGTCATTTATGAATATTGGGCACGTCTTTGGGGTGCTGCAACAGGGATTGTGAGTGGTGAGCCGCAAGGTCGCCGATTGGGCATTGGTTTAATTCTGGCATCGATTCCTATTATTTTGGTTGGACTCACCTTAGGGCAAACAGTAAAAGAGCTCTTGTTTAATAATATTGCCATTGCGATTGGGTTGATCGTTGGTGGTTTAATTATTATTTGGATTGAGAAACATCCACCTAAAGTCCGTGCGCAAGAAGTAGAAGATTTAAGTATTAAAGATGCTATTTGGATTGGTTTGATTCAAGTCTTGTCTTTAATTCCGGGGACATCACGTTCAGGGGCAACCATTATTGGTGCAATGTTCTTAGGCGTTTCACGTAAGGCTGCGACTGAGTTTTCTTTCTTCTTGGGTATTCCTGTGATTATTGGTGCAGGGCTGCTCGATTTGTATCAAAGCTATGATGTATTTGATGCGACTCAAGACTGGTGGGTGCTGGGTGTTGGAACATTGGTCTCTTTTGTTTCGGCGTTAATCCTCATTCGTGCCTTAGTTGCTTACGTGGCAAAGCGTGATTTCATGGTCTTTGCATGGTATCGCATTGTGTCGGGTATCTTGATCCTCTTATTTGCATATACAGGTTGGAATTTATGGTAG
- a CDS encoding class I SAM-dependent methyltransferase, translating into MVGVIRLYTESDDLEQAQQFKAVLFARGVDVELQQIDKLNARFLRLHPDLALCVDAAGLWLCANGMKMQPDWHAEVGRLKRASLKSEMIARACNLGEKPNLVDATAGLGHDSLLMAHLGANVTLVERHPILFTLLEDSHTRAQQDAFLANVVSRIHLVFSDSADYLTAQAQQKAVFDVVYLDPMFPQRDQNQQAVKKQAQVKKQMQLLHMLLPEHGEMDLGDNLLELAQKIAKRVVVKRPRLAVFLAGKETNHQWQGDACRFDAYFQHDLVS; encoded by the coding sequence ATGGTAGGCGTGATTCGCTTATATACTGAATCTGACGATCTCGAACAAGCACAGCAATTTAAGGCTGTGCTTTTTGCTCGTGGGGTAGACGTCGAGCTACAGCAGATCGACAAATTGAATGCACGCTTTTTACGTTTGCATCCTGATTTGGCGCTTTGTGTCGATGCTGCGGGCTTATGGTTGTGTGCCAATGGCATGAAAATGCAACCTGATTGGCATGCGGAAGTTGGACGCTTGAAACGTGCTTCCTTGAAGTCTGAAATGATTGCACGCGCTTGTAATCTTGGGGAAAAACCAAACTTAGTGGATGCTACGGCAGGATTAGGACATGACAGTTTGTTGATGGCGCATTTGGGTGCAAATGTTACTTTGGTTGAACGTCATCCTATTTTGTTTACTTTGCTTGAAGACAGTCATACGCGTGCACAACAAGATGCCTTTTTGGCAAATGTCGTGTCGCGGATTCATTTGGTTTTTTCAGATTCAGCAGACTATTTAACAGCGCAAGCACAACAAAAAGCAGTCTTTGATGTAGTGTATTTAGATCCGATGTTCCCACAGCGCGACCAAAACCAACAAGCCGTCAAAAAACAAGCACAGGTGAAAAAACAAATGCAGCTCTTGCATATGTTATTGCCTGAACATGGTGAGATGGATTTGGGCGATAATTTACTCGAATTGGCACAAAAAATTGCCAAACGTGTGGTGGTCAAACGTCCTCGATTAGCCGTATTTTTGGCAGGAAAAGAAACAAATCATCAATGGCAAGGGGATGCGTGTCGTTTTGATGCGTATTTTCAGCATGATCTTGTATCTTAG
- a CDS encoding C13 family peptidase: protein MIDFKPSINFWHDFKSNQTAGIWLFLGSRRSLQLVRPSIMQLVFWGILGGCANSLFSWLSSGRMGDFNSQGLISYALWPFIALIVGIFLSQRINNPRLMLVPALLWLVLDTHIMLFQCLIQFLGDIDYLPYFLYDYVPTLFVGLFVWQSLAVVWVFSRELKWPWWERALIMLATLATLVVWQISVKDQPIWKVEQQSPSFAEDAFYAQPTLLNKALDNIQFGEFAQSHWYFMGVAGASYQDVFQFEISRIREQFDTRFGTFGRSISLINHPATRTEVPIATKTSMELALRRIGQQMNREGDVLFLYMTSHGLPNTFEMENAPLDLAQVDPKWLKQTLDASGIRWRVIVVGSCYSGSFVPALQDDNTLIITASAADRQSFGCSNEADYTYFGRAFFDEAMREQSSFKGAFEQARTTVAKWEAAQGFEPSEPQWSIGKNMELMLPQLEQRLFPPATTALKTP from the coding sequence ATGATCGATTTTAAACCTTCCATTAATTTTTGGCATGATTTTAAGAGCAACCAAACTGCCGGAATATGGTTATTTCTCGGTTCAAGGCGTTCTTTACAACTGGTTCGACCATCCATCATGCAATTGGTGTTCTGGGGAATCTTAGGTGGCTGTGCCAATAGTTTATTTAGCTGGCTCAGTTCAGGTCGTATGGGAGATTTTAACTCTCAAGGTCTGATTAGTTACGCACTTTGGCCGTTTATTGCGCTTATTGTGGGGATTTTCTTATCCCAACGCATTAACAACCCACGTTTGATGTTGGTGCCTGCCTTACTGTGGTTGGTACTCGACACGCATATCATGCTGTTTCAATGTCTTATTCAGTTCTTGGGTGACATTGATTATCTGCCTTATTTTTTATATGACTATGTTCCTACGCTTTTTGTCGGACTGTTTGTTTGGCAAAGTTTGGCTGTGGTTTGGGTGTTCTCACGTGAATTAAAGTGGCCATGGTGGGAACGTGCCTTAATTATGCTGGCAACCTTGGCAACCTTAGTTGTCTGGCAAATTTCCGTCAAAGATCAACCGATTTGGAAGGTTGAGCAACAATCGCCGAGTTTTGCTGAAGATGCCTTTTATGCTCAGCCGACCTTACTCAATAAAGCACTAGATAATATTCAGTTTGGTGAGTTTGCCCAGTCGCATTGGTACTTTATGGGCGTTGCGGGTGCGAGTTATCAAGATGTTTTCCAATTTGAAATTTCACGGATACGTGAACAGTTTGATACTCGCTTTGGAACTTTTGGTCGTTCAATTTCACTGATTAATCATCCTGCTACGCGGACAGAAGTTCCCATTGCTACCAAAACCAGTATGGAATTGGCACTGCGCCGTATTGGGCAGCAAATGAACCGTGAAGGCGATGTGTTATTTTTATATATGACCTCACATGGTTTGCCGAATACCTTTGAAATGGAAAATGCGCCCTTAGATTTGGCGCAAGTCGATCCAAAATGGTTAAAGCAAACTTTAGATGCTTCAGGTATTCGTTGGCGTGTGATTGTGGTGGGTTCATGTTATTCGGGAAGTTTTGTACCCGCATTACAAGATGACAATACTTTGATTATTACTGCATCTGCAGCAGATCGTCAGTCTTTTGGTTGTTCGAACGAAGCAGACTATACTTACTTTGGGCGGGCTTTCTTTGATGAAGCGATGCGTGAGCAAAGTTCATTTAAGGGCGCATTTGAGCAAGCGCGTACAACCGTTGCGAAATGGGAAGCGGCTCAAGGTTTTGAACCTTCTGAGCCACAGTGGTCGATTGGTAAAAATATGGAATTGATGCTGCCACAATTAGAGCAGCGCTTATTTCCACCTGCGACCACCGCATTAAAAACACCTTAA
- the fghA gene encoding S-formylglutathione hydrolase — protein MELLQNNKSFDGEQRIYAFESHVLKNSTKFGIYLPSQALQGQSCPALFYLAGLTCNEETFAIKAHAQRLAAQLGLILITPDTSPRGEGVAEGDHWDIGQGAGFYINATQAPWAEHFQMESFIVDELYQLVNQEFDIQQDSIGIFGHSMGGHGALTLAFKYPEKFKSVSAFAPICAPSQCPWGEKAFSNYLGDDREEWLQHDATALIQAKGALFSDILIDQGFSDQFYSQLNPALLQQACDAVGQKLSLREHQGYDHGYYFIQSFIDDHLQFHAVQLQA, from the coding sequence GTGGAATTATTACAGAACAACAAAAGCTTTGATGGCGAGCAGCGTATTTATGCCTTTGAATCGCACGTCCTAAAAAATAGCACGAAGTTTGGGATTTATTTACCATCTCAAGCCTTACAAGGACAAAGCTGTCCTGCCTTATTTTATTTGGCGGGCTTAACCTGTAATGAAGAAACCTTTGCCATTAAAGCGCATGCACAACGTTTGGCTGCGCAGTTGGGTCTCATTTTGATTACGCCAGATACTTCACCGCGTGGCGAGGGTGTGGCAGAAGGTGACCATTGGGATATTGGTCAGGGAGCAGGTTTTTATATCAATGCCACACAAGCGCCATGGGCTGAGCATTTCCAAATGGAAAGCTTTATAGTGGATGAGCTTTATCAATTAGTGAATCAAGAATTCGACATTCAACAAGACAGTATTGGTATTTTTGGGCATTCAATGGGTGGACATGGGGCATTAACCTTAGCCTTTAAATATCCAGAAAAATTCAAATCTGTCTCAGCCTTTGCACCCATTTGTGCACCGAGCCAATGCCCTTGGGGTGAAAAAGCTTTTTCAAATTATTTGGGCGATGATCGTGAAGAATGGCTGCAACATGATGCGACTGCATTGATCCAAGCCAAAGGTGCGCTCTTTAGTGATATTTTGATTGATCAAGGTTTTTCAGATCAATTTTATAGTCAACTGAATCCTGCTTTATTGCAACAAGCCTGCGATGCAGTCGGACAAAAGCTGAGTTTACGTGAACATCAAGGCTATGATCATGGTTATTATTTCATTCAAAGCTTTATTGATGATCATTTGCAATTCCATGCGGTTCAATTACAAGCTTAA
- a CDS encoding YjgN family protein, whose amino-acid sequence MQNNEEFNPVRPSSFDSPFPPEIPTDDRYAVRLNKIQRFGFHGTGLEYFGIWIVNIVLMIVTLGLYSPWAKVRRLRYFYGNTELIQRRFDFTGIPSKILKGRLIALAIYFAISVISNLSVKWMLIGLLVVYLAVPWLLRATIRFNARNSKFSNARFYFSGSNKQAYWIFFKSMVLFLLTAGLIFPVLLLFYKRYCFDHLYAGQLKFRFTATWLDFMKAVYVPVLALMAFSVMLLMSVGMPKLGNVMYDPVALSGLVGLIALAYVVLLFVFWPWIQARIFMATWNNVVLSRSKFQTDCSQVTFVWIVISNWVLRIISLGLLTPWAAIRIYRYKVESLSLYLNNDPNTMMNQLQKDHSAIAEEISDIFDLDISL is encoded by the coding sequence ATGCAAAATAACGAAGAGTTTAATCCAGTACGACCCTCGTCATTTGATTCACCTTTTCCACCCGAGATTCCTACAGATGACCGCTATGCGGTTAGACTGAATAAAATCCAACGCTTTGGCTTTCATGGCACAGGACTAGAATATTTTGGTATTTGGATCGTTAATATTGTATTGATGATTGTGACCTTAGGGCTATATTCGCCGTGGGCAAAAGTGCGTCGTCTGCGCTATTTTTACGGTAATACTGAACTTATACAACGGCGTTTTGACTTTACCGGTATACCGAGCAAAATTTTAAAAGGGCGTTTGATTGCACTCGCTATTTATTTTGCCATTTCAGTCATTTCAAACTTGTCTGTCAAATGGATGTTGATTGGATTACTCGTGGTTTATCTTGCCGTGCCTTGGTTGTTACGTGCCACCATCCGCTTTAATGCACGCAATAGTAAATTTAGTAATGCACGATTTTATTTTTCGGGTAGCAATAAACAAGCCTATTGGATCTTTTTTAAATCCATGGTGTTGTTTCTGTTGACAGCGGGTCTTATTTTTCCCGTGTTACTGTTATTTTATAAGCGCTATTGTTTTGATCATTTGTATGCAGGTCAGCTTAAATTTCGCTTTACCGCAACATGGCTCGATTTCATGAAAGCCGTCTATGTTCCTGTGTTGGCATTGATGGCATTTTCAGTGATGTTATTGATGAGCGTTGGCATGCCAAAATTGGGCAATGTGATGTATGACCCTGTTGCCTTAAGCGGCTTAGTTGGCTTGATCGCGTTGGCTTATGTCGTGTTGTTATTTGTATTTTGGCCATGGATTCAAGCGCGTATTTTTATGGCGACATGGAATAACGTGGTTTTAAGTCGTAGTAAGTTTCAAACCGATTGTAGTCAAGTGACTTTTGTTTGGATTGTAATCAGTAATTGGGTTTTAAGAATCATCAGTTTAGGCTTGCTTACACCATGGGCTGCAATTCGTATTTATCGTTACAAGGTTGAATCACTCAGTTTATATTTAAATAATGATCCGAACACGATGATGAATCAATTGCAAAAAGATCATAGTGCGATTGCTGAAGAAATTAGCGATATTTTTGATCTTGATATTTCACTTTAA
- a CDS encoding M48 family metallopeptidase, with the protein MSLQPIHVIFYDGIVSQPRQAKLYAWNKHSVQIEYQDHGTVEKIYTYKDMTLIGALGQIHPVIELKDDARIEFSEPLPAWFDLDHKNKNNSIWKLERSPSLILFSVIFVAAFAFATVKWGIPTAAYQVAKYLPADTLKSIGDQAEEYLINATAPSQLPQARQDKITADYQKLFGQQKPAKILFRQGDSIGANALAIPNNTIVLTDELVKLAADDREIIGVLAHEQGHLAERHSLQQAISSLGFSAIVILITGDASDLITTVPVAMIGSSYSRDFEAEADQYALKTMYQHQISTQYFAQFLERLAKHNGEQDENEKSILEFLSSHPATKDRIQAVKDFEMQHQGH; encoded by the coding sequence ATGTCTTTGCAGCCAATTCATGTGATTTTCTATGATGGGATTGTGTCACAACCACGCCAAGCAAAACTCTATGCGTGGAATAAGCATTCTGTGCAAATCGAATATCAAGACCATGGTACGGTCGAAAAGATCTATACCTACAAAGACATGACTTTGATTGGTGCCCTAGGTCAAATTCATCCAGTGATTGAACTCAAAGATGATGCACGCATTGAGTTTTCAGAACCATTACCTGCTTGGTTTGATTTGGATCATAAAAATAAAAACAATTCGATTTGGAAATTAGAGCGTTCACCTTCACTTATTTTATTTAGTGTGATTTTCGTGGCAGCTTTTGCTTTTGCGACTGTTAAATGGGGAATTCCAACAGCGGCCTATCAAGTGGCAAAATATTTACCTGCCGACACGTTAAAAAGTATCGGTGACCAAGCTGAAGAATATTTAATAAACGCCACTGCGCCAAGTCAATTACCTCAAGCGCGTCAGGATAAAATTACCGCGGATTATCAAAAGTTGTTTGGTCAGCAAAAACCTGCGAAAATTTTATTTAGACAGGGGGATAGTATTGGTGCGAATGCGCTCGCAATTCCCAATAATACGATTGTGCTGACTGATGAACTGGTGAAGCTAGCAGCAGATGATCGCGAAATCATTGGTGTTCTTGCTCATGAGCAGGGGCATTTAGCAGAGCGACATAGTTTGCAACAAGCCATCAGCAGTTTAGGTTTTAGTGCGATTGTAATTTTGATTACGGGTGACGCATCGGACTTAATTACGACAGTTCCTGTTGCTATGATCGGTTCGAGTTATTCGCGTGATTTTGAAGCTGAAGCAGATCAGTACGCTTTAAAAACCATGTATCAGCATCAGATTTCGACTCAATATTTTGCGCAGTTCTTAGAGCGTTTGGCAAAGCATAATGGCGAACAAGACGAGAACGAAAAATCAATTCTAGAATTTTTAAGTAGCCATCCTGCAACCAAGGATCGTATTCAAGCGGTGAAAGATTTTGAAATGCAGCATCAAGGACATTAA